One Setaria viridis chromosome 3, Setaria_viridis_v4.0, whole genome shotgun sequence DNA window includes the following coding sequences:
- the LOC117848891 gene encoding OBERON-like protein, translating to MGTSSGANFHQQPPPAQGMLPPRHGPRPSGLQTSLSLASSEQVGSPDMQEPGSNSDPGHDSATESASSRDTWPAEPNQSNGGTAATGIVSKAVEKEKEVANGVAKLQVIRGPSCRVGGMLLQEVARERVDLVAEKMKVMPEEHLEEIKNELRSILEGTGGSQHIEEFLYLQKLVQDRTDLTPSMLSVAHHVQLEILVAIKTGIQAFLHPSVTIPQGRLVEVFLYKRCRNIACQSALPAEDCRCNVCASRNGFCNLCMCVICNKFDFEVNTCRWIGCDFCSHWTHTDCAIHNGQIGMGQSVKSSIGHAEMLFRCRACQRTSELLGWVKDVFQQCAPGWDRDALLRELEFVCKIFRLSEDPKGRVLFRKCLDLIERLRNAPADSINPRVILQALQELEMDSPKISENEDSGRLITPQEACNRIAEVVQEAVRKMELVAEEKMRLYKKARLAVEACDRELEEKVREAQELKAERLRKKQQVEELESIVRLKQAEAEMFQLKASEARQEAERLQSIALAKSKTAEQDYASMYLKRRLEEAEAEKQFLFEKIKLQENQKPPPPHQASSSGAGGDPAQAMMLSKIQDLLKNVRSMPAKSEGH from the exons ATGGGGACCTCATCCGGTGCTAATTTCCACCAGCAGCCGCCACCAGCCCAGGGGATGCTGCCTCCGAGACATGGCCCGCGCCCCTCCGGGCTGCAGACCTCGCTCTCGTTGGCCTCGTCGGAGCAGGTGGGCTCGCCGGACATGCAGGAGCCTGGCTCGAACTCTGACCCGGGCCACGACTCCGCCACCGAGAGCGCCAGTTCCAGGGACACATGGCCTGCAGAGCCAAACCAGAGCAACGGCGGCACTGCTGCCACTGGTATTGTGAGTAAGGctgtggagaaggagaaggaggttGCGAACGGTGTGGCCAAGCTGCAGGTTATCCGCGGACCCTCGTGCCGCGTGGGTGGGATGCTTCTGCAGGAGGTTGCGAGGGAGAGGGTTGATTTGGTTGCTGAGAAAATGAAGGTGATGCCGGAGGAGCACTTGGAGGAGATCAAGAACGAGCTCAGGTCGATTCTGGAGGGCACTGGGGGTTCTCAACACATCGAGGAGTTCTTGTACCTGCAGAAGCTTGTCCAGGACAGGACTGATCTGACACCATCCATGCTTTCAGTGGCGCACCATGTGCAGCTGGAGATCCTTGTTGCGATCAAGACTGGGATACAGGCGTTTCTGCACCCCAGTGTTACCATCCCACAGGGTCGCCTAGTGGAGGTCTTCTTGTACAAGAGGTGCCGGAACATTGCTTGCCAGAGTGCTCTCCCTGCTGAGGACTGCAGGTGCAACGTGTGTGCTAGCAGGAACGGCTTTTGCAACCTCTGCATGTGTGTCATTTGCAACAAGTTTGATTTCGAGGTCAACACATGCCGCTGGATAGGATGTGATTTCTGCTCTCATTGGACGCATACGGATTGTGCAATTCATAATGGTCAGATTGGAATGGGGCAATCAGTGAAAAGCAGCATTGGCCATGCTGAGATGCTTTTCAGGTGCCGGGCTTGTCAGAGGACCTCAGAGCTGCTGGGCTGGGTTAAGGACGTCTTCCAACAGTGCGCTCCTGGTTGGGACAGGGATGCACTGTTACGGGAGCTTGAGTTTGTTTGTAAGATATTCCGTTTGAGTGAGGACCCAAAAGGTAGGGTGTTGTTCAGGAAATGTTTGGATCTGATTGAAAGGTTGAGGAACGCTCCTGCTGATTCCATCAATCCTAGGGTGATACTACAGGCGCTCCAAG AGCTTGAGATGGATTCCCCAAAGATCTCTGAAAATGAGGATTCAGGACGCCTGATCACTCCCCAGGAGGCCTGCAACCGCATAGCAGAGGTAGTTCAAGAGGCCGTGAGGAAGATGGAGCTCGTCGCGGAAGAAAAGATGCGACTCTACAAGAAGGCCCGCCTGGCGGTGGAGGCCTGTGACCGTGAGCTGGAAGAGAAGGTCCGGGAGGCGCAGGAGCTGAAGGCAGAGCGGCTTCGCAAGAAGCAGCaggtggaggagctggagaGCATCGTGCGGCTGaagcaggcggaggcggagatgtTCCAGCTGAAGGCGAGCGAGGCCCGGCAGGAGGCGGAGCGGCTGCAGAGCATCGCGCTGGCCAAGTCGAAGACGGCGGAGCAGGACTACGCGAGCATGTACCTGAAGCGGCGcctggaggaggcggaggcggagaagcAGTTCCTGTTCGAGAAGATCAAGCTGCAGGAGAACCAGAAGCCACCCCCGCCGCACCaggcgagcagcagcggcgccggagGGGACCCCGCGCAGGCGATGATGCTGTCCAAGATCCAGGACCTGCTCAAGAACGTCCGCAGCATGCCGGCCAAGTCGGAGGGGCACTGA
- the LOC140222396 gene encoding uncharacterized protein has protein sequence MTTSRRLADRKSAKFQKNITKRGSVPETTVKKGNDYPVGPIVLGFFIFVVIGSSLFQIIRTATSGGMA, from the exons ATG ACTACTTCAAGGCGTCTTGCTGACAGGAAGAGTGCCAAGTTCCAGAAGAACATCACAAAGAGGGGCTCCGTGCCTGAGACCACCGTGAAGAAGGGGAATGACTACCCTGTTGGACCAATTGTgcttggattcttcatttttgtgGTCATTGGATCAT CCTTATTTCAGATAATCAGGACGGCGACTAGCGGCGGGATGGCTTGA
- the LOC117849333 gene encoding CASP-like protein 2U1: MAGAVAERKVKVAEVSLRAVLCLLSALAAALVATDSQTRTFFSFQKRATFRDMKAMVLLVAVAAAAAGYSLLQVARCCVTAAQRAGGGGTLTSRALAWCVFSCDQALAYAVLAAVAAALQASVIAKRGQPELQWMGICSMYGAFCRQAGGGIASAVAAAVAAVLLAFLSAFNLFRLYGHNKTAGGGAARNGGGGGGGATW, encoded by the coding sequence atgGCGGGTGCCGTAGCGGAGCGGAAGGTGAAGGTGGCGGAGGTGTCTCTGCGTGCGGTCCTCTGCTTGCTGtccgcgctggcggcggcgctggtggccaCCGACAGCCAGACCCGgaccttcttctccttccagaAGAGGGCCACCTTCAGGGACATGAAGGCTATGGTGCTCCtcgtggccgtcgccgccgcggccgcggggtaCAGCCTGCTGCAGGTCGCGCGGTGCTGCGTAACCGCAGCccagcgcgccggcggcggcggcacgctgaCGAGCCGAGCCCTGGCCTGGTGTGTCTTCTCGTGCGACCAGGCGCTGGCGTACGCGGTGCTggcggcggtcgcggcggcGCTACAGGCCTCCGTCATCGCCAAGAGGGGACAGCCCGAGCTGCAGTGGATGGGGATCTGCAGCATGTACGGCGCCTTCTGCAGGCAGGCCGGAGGGGGCATCGCCagcgccgtcgcggccgccgtcgccgccgtcctgctcgCGTTCCTGTCCGCCTTCAACCTCTTCAGGCTCTACGGCCATAATAAgacagccggcggcggggccgcccggaacggcggcggcggcggcggtggcgcgacgTGGTAG